A section of the Candidatus Thioglobus autotrophicus genome encodes:
- a CDS encoding TRAP transporter large permease translates to MIIFTLFFMLFGLMAMGVPVAFSLGLSSVTVILLFGSESLASLAGHLFSAMEHYTLMAIPFFILASSFLSKGGSAQRLVDFAIASIGWIKGGLPMASVLACMMFAAVSGSSPATVIAIGSIVIAGMVKEGYPQSYAAGVISSAGTMGILIPPSIVMVVYAAATEVSVGRMFLAGVIPGLIIGSMMMVAIYFTARIKGYPSVTFKGFKHLIKAFTGASGGLFLVVIIMGGIYGGIFTPTEAAAVAAVYAFILGVFVYKDIKIKEISTVIKDSAKTSIMLMFIIANAMLFAFVLTNERIPHEIAETIIAFGLPVWGFLLIVNLVLLIAGNFMEPSAVLLIMAPILFPIAIELGIDPIHLGIIMVVNMEIGMLTPPVGLNLFVTSSITGMPLIEVIKSTLPWLLLMMVFLMMITFIPQISTYLPTLLMGPEIIGG, encoded by the coding sequence ATGATTATTTTCACTCTATTCTTTATGCTTTTTGGCTTGATGGCTATGGGTGTTCCTGTCGCCTTTTCATTAGGCCTGTCCAGTGTCACCGTTATTCTTCTATTCGGCAGTGAATCTCTAGCATCCCTTGCAGGTCATTTATTCAGTGCTATGGAGCATTACACATTAATGGCGATTCCATTTTTCATTCTAGCCTCTTCTTTTTTATCCAAAGGTGGCTCTGCACAACGTTTGGTTGATTTTGCTATCGCCAGTATAGGCTGGATTAAAGGCGGCCTGCCAATGGCCTCTGTACTCGCTTGCATGATGTTTGCTGCTGTTTCTGGCTCATCACCTGCCACCGTTATCGCCATCGGCTCTATTGTAATTGCTGGCATGGTGAAAGAAGGCTATCCACAATCTTACGCCGCCGGCGTTATTAGCTCTGCTGGCACCATGGGTATTCTCATACCACCTTCTATTGTAATGGTAGTATACGCCGCTGCTACTGAAGTGTCCGTCGGCAGAATGTTTTTAGCAGGTGTTATTCCAGGGCTGATCATTGGCTCAATGATGATGGTTGCCATTTATTTCACCGCCAGAATTAAAGGCTATCCAAGCGTGACCTTTAAAGGATTCAAGCATTTAATCAAAGCCTTTACGGGTGCATCAGGTGGATTGTTCTTAGTGGTTATTATTATGGGTGGTATTTATGGTGGCATTTTCACCCCAACTGAAGCCGCCGCCGTCGCGGCCGTTTACGCCTTTATTCTGGGCGTATTTGTTTATAAAGATATCAAAATAAAAGAAATTTCGACCGTCATTAAGGATTCAGCAAAAACCTCAATCATGCTGATGTTCATTATTGCTAACGCCATGCTTTTTGCCTTTGTACTGACCAACGAACGTATTCCACACGAAATCGCTGAAACTATCATTGCATTTGGATTGCCCGTATGGGGATTTTTACTCATTGTTAATTTGGTGTTACTGATCGCTGGCAACTTCATGGAGCCTTCAGCGGTATTACTGATTATGGCGCCTATCTTATTTCCTATTGCGATAGAGCTCGGCATTGACCCTATTCACTTGGGTATTATCATGGTGGTTAATATGGAAATTGGCATGCTCACCCCACCCGTCGGCCTGAATCTGTTTGTCACCTCAAGCATTACTGGCATGCCACTGATTGAAGTGATTAAATCAACCTTGCCATGGTTATTACTAATGATGGTTTTCTTGATGATGATCACCTTTATTCCGCAAATATCTACTTACCTACCAACCCTGCTCATGGGTCCAGAGATTATTGGCGGTTAA
- a CDS encoding succinate dehydrogenase/fumarate reductase iron-sulfur subunit, producing the protein MNFTLHIWRQKNGDIKGDFVTYQIDNIDEDTSFLEMLDQLNEQLIAKDQDCIVFDYDCREGICGACSLVINGYPHGDKKATTTCQLYMRDYKHQTELWVEPWRAESFPVIKDLTVDRTSFDNIIQSGGYVSVHTGSAPEANALLVDKHSADEAFNSATCIGCGACVAVCPNASATLFVAAKITHLSLLPQGKIEEQDRAQKMFNQMESEGFGSCSNHRYCERVCPKGISVSNITKMNQVLGWA; encoded by the coding sequence ATGAATTTTACTCTACATATTTGGCGACAAAAAAACGGCGATATTAAAGGGGACTTTGTCACTTATCAGATTGATAATATTGATGAAGATACCTCGTTTTTGGAGATGCTTGACCAACTCAATGAACAGCTTATTGCCAAAGATCAAGATTGTATTGTTTTTGATTATGATTGCCGTGAAGGTATTTGTGGCGCTTGTTCATTGGTTATCAATGGCTATCCACATGGTGATAAAAAAGCCACAACAACGTGCCAACTGTATATGCGTGATTACAAGCATCAAACTGAGCTATGGGTAGAGCCTTGGCGCGCTGAATCGTTTCCAGTGATCAAAGACTTAACGGTTGATCGAACCTCATTTGACAATATTATTCAATCAGGTGGTTACGTATCAGTGCATACTGGGTCTGCACCTGAGGCGAATGCTTTGTTGGTGGATAAGCATAGCGCAGATGAAGCTTTTAATTCAGCCACCTGTATTGGTTGTGGCGCTTGTGTTGCTGTATGTCCAAATGCATCGGCAACCTTGTTTGTTGCCGCTAAAATTACACACTTATCGTTATTGCCACAAGGTAAGATTGAAGAACAAGATCGTGCACAAAAAATGTTTAATCAAATGGAAAGTGAAGGCTTTGGCAGTTGTTCAAATCATCGGTATTGTGAGCGTGTATGTCCTAAAGGGATTTCGGTTTCTAATATTACCAAGATGAATCAAGTTCTTGGTTGGGCGTAA
- a CDS encoding fumarate reductase/succinate dehydrogenase flavoprotein subunit, translating to MSNLYANEPTGPLESRWEKHLFNLSLIAPQNRKKHKIIVVGTGLAGASLCATLGEAGYQVSSFCFQDSPRRAHSIAAQGGINATKNYQNDGDSVWRLFYDTIKGGDFRARESNVYRLAELSGNIIDQAVAQGVPFAREYSGYLANRSFGGTQVSRTFYARGQTGQQLLLGAYQAHSRQLENDNVSHQSRAEMLELIMVDDKARGVIVRDLISGEISAHTADCVILCTGGYSNAFYLSTNAKGCNTSATWRAYKQGAYFANPSFTQIHPTCVPPTGENQSKLTLMSESLRNDGRIWAPKNIEDCTKNPADIKEEDRDYFLERMYPAFANLVPRDVASRAVKHICDQGHGVGSKIHGQRLGVYLDFSAIIEKLGLEAVAEKYGNLFDMYSSITGEDPYQTPMKIYPAPHYTMGGLWVDYNLMTTIEGLFAGGEANFSDHGANRLGASALMQGLADGYFILPKTVANYLANSSLADVDDTHPQVVQSLKTVKDRIHQLMNAPAPKHSPEYFHQKLGKVLWEACGMSREADRLNQAIGEIAELESQFWQNIKVTGVDQDLNQTLERAGRVADFIELGKLMCQDALMREESCGAHARVEYLSESGEAKRDDDDFSFVGAWEYKPEQPMLRKEQLNYEFIEPTVRNYK from the coding sequence ATGAGTAATCTTTATGCAAACGAGCCAACAGGTCCTTTAGAGAGTCGTTGGGAAAAACATCTGTTCAACTTATCGTTAATTGCGCCACAAAATCGTAAAAAACATAAGATTATTGTTGTGGGTACAGGGCTTGCAGGCGCTTCTCTGTGTGCGACATTGGGTGAAGCCGGTTATCAAGTAAGCTCTTTTTGTTTTCAAGATTCCCCACGCAGAGCGCATTCTATTGCTGCACAAGGTGGTATTAATGCCACCAAAAATTATCAAAATGATGGTGACAGTGTTTGGCGTTTATTTTACGACACCATTAAAGGTGGTGATTTTAGAGCGCGCGAATCTAATGTATATCGTTTAGCTGAGTTGAGTGGTAATATTATTGACCAAGCTGTTGCTCAAGGCGTGCCTTTTGCCAGAGAGTATAGTGGTTATTTGGCTAACCGTTCGTTTGGTGGAACCCAAGTTTCTCGAACTTTTTATGCACGCGGACAAACAGGCCAGCAGTTGTTACTTGGCGCTTATCAAGCGCATAGTCGTCAACTGGAAAATGACAACGTTTCTCATCAGTCTCGAGCAGAAATGTTGGAGCTAATTATGGTTGATGATAAAGCGCGAGGCGTGATAGTGAGAGATTTGATCAGTGGCGAGATCTCTGCACACACAGCTGATTGTGTTATTTTGTGCACAGGTGGCTATAGCAATGCCTTTTATTTATCAACCAATGCCAAAGGTTGCAATACCTCAGCAACTTGGCGTGCTTATAAGCAGGGCGCGTATTTTGCCAACCCAAGCTTTACTCAAATTCACCCAACTTGTGTACCACCAACAGGTGAGAATCAATCTAAATTGACGCTAATGAGTGAGTCTTTGCGTAATGATGGACGTATTTGGGCCCCTAAAAATATCGAAGATTGCACAAAAAATCCAGCGGACATTAAAGAAGAAGATAGAGATTATTTTTTAGAAAGAATGTATCCAGCTTTTGCCAATCTAGTGCCTAGAGATGTAGCATCACGTGCGGTGAAGCATATTTGTGACCAAGGTCATGGTGTGGGCAGTAAGATTCATGGCCAACGTTTGGGTGTGTATTTAGATTTTAGCGCTATTATTGAAAAATTAGGCCTAGAGGCAGTCGCCGAAAAGTACGGTAATTTATTTGACATGTATTCGAGTATTACTGGTGAAGATCCTTATCAAACCCCGATGAAGATTTATCCGGCGCCACACTACACCATGGGTGGATTGTGGGTAGATTACAATTTAATGACAACCATAGAGGGTTTATTTGCCGGTGGTGAAGCTAATTTTTCTGACCACGGTGCTAACCGCCTGGGTGCTTCTGCACTAATGCAAGGGCTGGCAGATGGCTATTTTATTCTACCAAAAACAGTTGCTAATTATTTAGCCAATAGTAGCTTGGCTGACGTAGACGATACCCATCCTCAAGTGGTGCAGAGCTTGAAGACAGTGAAAGATCGCATTCACCAATTAATGAATGCACCCGCACCTAAACACTCACCAGAATATTTTCATCAAAAGTTAGGAAAGGTATTATGGGAAGCTTGCGGCATGTCGCGTGAAGCAGATCGATTAAATCAAGCCATTGGTGAGATTGCTGAATTAGAATCCCAGTTTTGGCAAAATATTAAAGTGACTGGCGTTGATCAAGATCTAAACCAAACGTTAGAGCGTGCGGGTCGAGTGGCAGATTTTATTGAATTAGGTAAATTGATGTGTCAAGATGCATTGATGCGTGAAGAATCTTGTGGCGCTCATGCGCGAGTGGAATATTTGTCTGAAAGTGGTGAAGCAAAAAGAGATGATGACGATTTTTCATTTGTGGGCGCATGGGAGTATAAGCCTGAACAACCAATGCTACGTAAAGAGCAGCTTAATTACGAGTTTATCGAACCGACTGTAAGGAACTACAAATGA
- a CDS encoding pyruvate, water dikinase regulatory protein, which produces MVKQNIKSTDVFFVSDRTGITAEALGSSLLSQFESVEFNKIHLSFIDTLDKAIDAVEQVNRASSKAGSPVLVFSTQINHEFRVMMSKSDCVFFDFFDTFISKMERSLELKSSHTAGRLHGLSHNSNYTDRISSINFALGSDDGLGAKSYENADLILIGVSRSGKTPSCLFMALQYGINAANYPLIEQDLDNTRLPESLQPYKHKLFGLTINPIRLQKIRDERRSNSNYASLKQCQNEVKRAEDLYHTNHIPFIDTTQTSIEEISAKIINKLSLR; this is translated from the coding sequence TTGGTCAAGCAAAACATTAAAAGCACAGACGTCTTTTTCGTTTCTGACCGTACAGGCATTACGGCAGAAGCATTGGGAAGTAGTCTGCTCAGCCAATTTGAAAGTGTGGAATTTAATAAAATCCACCTATCCTTTATTGACACACTGGATAAAGCCATCGATGCAGTTGAACAGGTCAATCGTGCCTCTTCAAAGGCAGGCAGTCCAGTCTTGGTATTTAGCACTCAAATTAATCATGAATTTCGAGTCATGATGTCAAAAAGTGATTGTGTATTTTTTGATTTTTTTGATACGTTTATCTCAAAAATGGAGCGTTCGCTAGAACTAAAATCTTCGCATACTGCCGGACGATTGCATGGATTAAGCCATAATAGCAACTATACAGATCGAATTAGTAGTATTAACTTTGCCCTAGGCAGTGACGATGGTTTAGGCGCCAAAAGTTATGAAAATGCAGACCTTATTCTGATTGGCGTATCCCGCTCCGGCAAAACACCCAGCTGTTTATTTATGGCATTGCAATACGGTATTAATGCAGCGAACTACCCACTCATCGAACAAGACCTGGACAATACGCGCCTACCAGAAAGCTTGCAACCCTATAAACACAAGTTATTTGGTCTTACCATTAACCCCATTCGCCTGCAAAAAATCAGAGATGAGCGTAGAAGTAATAGTAACTATGCCTCACTCAAGCAATGCCAAAATGAAGTGAAACGTGCAGAAGATTTGTACCACACTAACCACATTCCTTTTATAGATACCACACAAACTTCTATTGAGGAAATTAGTGCCAAAATTATCAACAAATTATCGCTAAGATAA
- a CDS encoding TRAP transporter substrate-binding protein: protein MKKDIKLIAATVVAMGLLASPIASAKEIVIKFSHVTTEATPKGKGAMLFKKLVDERLGGKVRVEVFPSSQLYTDKAVLKALLLNDVQLAAPSLSKFSKYTKQWALFDLPFLFKNPQALNCFTDSAKGQALLGAAERKGIKGLGYWLNGMKQISANHALINPEDAKGLKFRIMSSDVLKAQFEAVNANPQKMAFSEVYNALATGVIDGQENTWSNIRSKKFFEVQKDTTISNHGVLEYALVTNKRFWNNLPTDIRMQLDQIVKEVTVQVTQFALDAAVKDMQTVADSGKTNIHTLTDSQKEQWVSAMKPVWAQFEDQVGKDNIAAVQQCNAKN, encoded by the coding sequence ATGAAAAAAGATATAAAATTAATAGCAGCCACTGTTGTTGCCATGGGATTACTCGCATCACCTATAGCCTCTGCTAAAGAAATTGTGATCAAGTTTTCACACGTCACCACAGAAGCTACACCCAAAGGCAAAGGCGCCATGTTGTTTAAAAAACTGGTAGATGAGCGTCTAGGCGGAAAAGTGCGTGTTGAGGTTTTTCCAAGTTCTCAACTATATACTGATAAGGCTGTTTTAAAAGCCTTGTTATTAAATGATGTTCAATTAGCAGCACCATCGCTATCTAAATTTAGCAAATACACTAAGCAATGGGCATTATTTGACCTGCCTTTCTTATTTAAAAACCCACAAGCACTTAATTGCTTTACCGACTCTGCTAAGGGTCAGGCGCTTTTAGGGGCTGCTGAAAGAAAAGGCATTAAAGGTTTAGGCTACTGGCTAAACGGTATGAAGCAAATTTCAGCTAACCATGCTTTAATTAACCCTGAAGATGCCAAAGGGTTGAAATTCCGTATCATGAGCTCTGATGTACTCAAAGCACAATTTGAAGCGGTTAATGCAAATCCACAAAAAATGGCCTTTTCAGAAGTTTACAATGCGCTTGCAACGGGTGTTATTGATGGCCAAGAAAACACCTGGTCAAATATTCGTTCAAAGAAATTCTTTGAAGTACAAAAAGATACCACTATCTCTAACCATGGTGTTTTAGAGTACGCACTTGTTACTAATAAGCGTTTTTGGAATAATCTACCAACTGACATTCGTATGCAGTTAGACCAAATTGTTAAAGAAGTAACAGTTCAAGTTACGCAGTTTGCACTGGATGCAGCGGTTAAAGATATGCAGACTGTTGCAGATTCTGGAAAAACCAACATCCACACACTTACTGATTCACAAAAAGAGCAATGGGTGAGCGCTATGAAGCCAGTTTGGGCTCAATTTGAAGACCAAGTGGGCAAAGACAACATTGCTGCAGTACAGCAGTGTAACGCCAAAAACTAA
- a CDS encoding malic enzyme-like NAD(P)-binding protein → MITQEELHQQALDYHQGDRPGKLVVSSHKQLATKEDLSLAYSPGVAAPCLEIAKNPELVNNYTIKNNLVAVITDGSAVLGLGNIGPLASKPVMEGKAVLFKHFADVDVFDIEVDTQDVEEFIQTVKNIAPTFGGINLEDISAPRCFEIEKRLIAELDIPVFHDDQHGTAIIIAAGLLNSIEIQGKSIETAKLVCLGAGSAGIATLNLLCELGLKKENILLVDREGVISTDLQNVSEVKAQYAVKTNKKTLADAMQDADIFIGVAAANLVSQDMVKSMADNPIVFALSNPDPEISPADANAVRDDLIMATGRSDYPNQVNNVLGFPFIFRGALDAKASEINIEMKIAAVHALRDLAKLEVPKDVLIAYNAESMSFGKEYIIPKPFDKRLIDIVPKAVYDAAIASGVSRL, encoded by the coding sequence ATGATAACTCAAGAAGAATTACATCAGCAAGCACTTGATTACCACCAAGGTGATCGTCCTGGAAAATTAGTGGTTTCGTCACATAAGCAATTAGCTACAAAAGAGGATCTAAGTTTGGCATATTCACCAGGTGTTGCTGCACCTTGTCTTGAAATTGCTAAAAACCCTGAACTGGTGAATAATTACACCATTAAAAATAACTTGGTTGCTGTTATTACGGATGGTTCTGCAGTATTAGGATTGGGCAATATTGGTCCATTGGCCTCGAAACCTGTAATGGAGGGTAAGGCAGTCTTGTTTAAACATTTTGCTGATGTTGATGTGTTTGACATTGAAGTTGATACGCAAGATGTAGAAGAGTTTATTCAAACGGTTAAAAATATTGCACCAACTTTTGGTGGAATTAACTTGGAAGATATCTCTGCACCACGCTGTTTTGAAATTGAAAAACGCTTAATAGCAGAGTTGGATATTCCAGTTTTTCATGATGATCAACATGGCACGGCAATTATTATTGCAGCAGGACTTTTGAATTCAATTGAAATTCAGGGTAAGTCTATTGAAACTGCAAAGTTGGTTTGTCTAGGCGCAGGGTCAGCAGGTATTGCAACATTAAACCTTTTGTGCGAATTGGGTTTGAAAAAAGAAAACATTCTACTGGTTGACCGAGAAGGCGTAATTTCAACAGACTTGCAAAATGTCAGTGAAGTTAAAGCACAATATGCGGTTAAAACCAATAAGAAGACATTAGCAGATGCTATGCAAGATGCAGATATTTTTATTGGTGTAGCTGCGGCTAATTTAGTCTCTCAAGATATGGTTAAGTCAATGGCAGATAATCCTATTGTATTTGCCTTATCCAACCCTGATCCTGAAATTTCACCTGCTGATGCAAACGCTGTACGCGATGATTTAATTATGGCAACAGGGCGTAGTGATTACCCTAATCAGGTTAATAACGTTTTAGGCTTTCCTTTTATTTTTAGAGGCGCATTAGATGCAAAGGCGAGCGAAATTAACATTGAAATGAAAATTGCTGCTGTACATGCATTAAGAGATTTGGCGAAGTTAGAAGTCCCTAAAGATGTATTAATTGCCTACAACGCTGAGTCTATGAGTTTTGGAAAGGAATATATTATTCCTAAGCCATTTGATAAAAGACTGATCGATATCGTTCCAAAAGCTGTTTATGATGCGGCTATTGCCAGTGGCGTTTCACGACTTTAG
- a CDS encoding TRAP transporter small permease encodes MIKFSNLINHLEEWLITLLLASMTLLTFSQVVARYVFNSGAVWVLEATTYLFAWLVLLGASYIIKCGAHIAVDSVVDLFSKKNKKIITLFAISACMVFVIIMFIGSYEYVSLLKDIDIEMEDLPILEWQAKIILPLGFALMFYRLIEVAIDVINNKTSSMHFDTHNNDYKE; translated from the coding sequence ATGATTAAATTCTCAAACCTTATCAATCATCTTGAAGAGTGGCTTATCACCCTCTTATTAGCCTCGATGACGCTACTGACTTTTTCACAAGTTGTTGCTCGCTATGTTTTTAATTCTGGCGCCGTTTGGGTGCTCGAGGCCACAACCTATTTATTTGCCTGGCTAGTTTTACTAGGTGCTTCTTATATTATCAAATGCGGTGCACACATTGCAGTAGATAGCGTTGTTGATTTATTCTCTAAAAAAAATAAAAAAATAATCACCTTATTTGCCATTTCAGCTTGCATGGTGTTTGTCATCATTATGTTTATTGGTAGTTATGAATATGTATCGCTACTTAAAGATATTGACATTGAAATGGAAGACTTACCAATCCTAGAATGGCAAGCCAAAATCATCCTGCCACTAGGCTTTGCACTGATGTTTTATCGACTGATTGAAGTAGCAATTGATGTTATTAATAACAAAACATCCTCCATGCATTTTGATACGCACAACAACGACTATAAAGAATGA
- the ppsA gene encoding phosphoenolpyruvate synthase, producing the protein MSDYVVWLDKVGITDVESVGGKNASLGEMIGALTSQGVRVPGGFATTAYAFEMFLDHNNLKVKINELLKDLDPNNIQALTSVGSTIRNWVQESHFPEALHNDIISNYQQLEQELGSTATFAVRSSATAEDLPEASFAGQQETYLNVHGIDDILGAIKKVFASLYNDRAISYRVHQGFEHSEVALSAGIQQMVRSDIGASGVMFTIDTESGFDETVFITSAYGLGETVVQGSVNPDEFYAHKPTLHANKPAILSRTLGSKEIKMTYAYDDLKSSVAIESVPKDQQQQFSLNDDQIQELARYAVIIEKHYQRPMDIEWALDGGNNKLYIVQARPETVKSREDTSHTIDRYQLTQKSDILIEGRAIGQKIGHGPARIISNISEMDQVQPGDVLVTDMTDPDWEPVMKRASAIITNRGGRTCHAAIIARELGVPAIVGTGNATEALTNQTPVTASCAQGDTGYVYEGILDFEHTQLAVDALPEIPTKIMMNVGNPSRAFDFASIPNAGVGLARLEFIINTTIGIHPKALLEFNQLPSDMQAHIQQKTAGYNSPLEFYVSKLTEGIATIAASFSNSPVIIRMSDFKSNEYANLYAGTRYEPTEENPMIGFRGTARYLSEDFRACFELECQALKKVREEMGLTNVEIMIPFVRTLSEAAQVIELLKINGLERGVNGLRVIMMCELPSNAVLADEFLHYFDGFSIGSNDLTQLTLGMDRDSGIIADGFDEQDPAVKKMISMAISACHAQNKYIGICGQGPSDHPELAQWLLEQKITSISLNPDTVVQTWSHLGQAKH; encoded by the coding sequence ATGAGTGATTATGTTGTTTGGCTAGATAAAGTGGGTATTACCGATGTAGAAAGTGTTGGTGGAAAAAACGCTTCTTTAGGAGAAATGATTGGCGCCTTAACCAGCCAAGGTGTGCGAGTACCTGGTGGCTTTGCCACAACAGCCTATGCTTTTGAAATGTTTCTAGATCATAATAATCTCAAAGTAAAAATTAATGAGTTGCTTAAAGATCTAGATCCTAATAATATCCAAGCACTAACCTCTGTTGGCTCAACCATACGTAACTGGGTGCAAGAATCTCATTTTCCAGAGGCACTACACAATGATATTATTAGCAATTATCAACAATTGGAACAAGAGCTAGGATCAACGGCCACCTTTGCGGTAAGATCTTCTGCAACTGCCGAGGATTTGCCTGAAGCCTCATTCGCCGGACAACAAGAAACTTATCTCAATGTCCATGGTATTGACGATATCCTTGGCGCTATCAAGAAAGTATTCGCCTCCCTTTATAACGATCGCGCTATTTCATATCGTGTACACCAAGGATTTGAGCATTCAGAAGTCGCCCTATCAGCAGGCATTCAACAAATGGTCAGAAGTGACATTGGTGCCAGTGGTGTTATGTTTACGATTGACACAGAATCTGGATTTGATGAAACAGTCTTTATCACTTCTGCTTATGGACTAGGTGAAACAGTGGTTCAAGGCTCGGTTAACCCTGATGAGTTTTATGCCCATAAACCAACCTTGCACGCTAATAAACCAGCTATTTTAAGTCGAACCCTAGGCTCAAAAGAAATCAAAATGACTTACGCTTATGATGATTTAAAAAGCAGTGTTGCCATTGAATCTGTCCCTAAAGATCAACAGCAGCAATTCAGTTTAAACGACGATCAAATTCAAGAGCTTGCTCGCTACGCAGTCATTATTGAAAAACACTATCAAAGGCCGATGGATATCGAATGGGCACTCGATGGCGGCAATAACAAACTCTATATTGTACAAGCTCGTCCAGAGACGGTTAAAAGCAGAGAAGACACCTCGCATACAATCGATAGATATCAACTCACACAAAAATCAGACATACTCATTGAAGGTCGAGCCATTGGTCAAAAAATTGGACACGGTCCTGCGCGTATTATTAGTAACATTTCTGAAATGGACCAAGTTCAACCAGGAGATGTTTTAGTCACAGACATGACAGATCCCGATTGGGAGCCGGTGATGAAACGCGCCTCTGCTATTATTACCAATCGCGGAGGTCGTACCTGTCACGCTGCTATTATCGCTCGTGAATTAGGCGTTCCAGCCATTGTTGGCACGGGCAATGCAACAGAGGCCTTAACTAATCAAACACCTGTCACCGCCTCTTGTGCACAAGGTGATACCGGCTATGTCTATGAAGGCATACTAGATTTTGAGCACACACAGCTAGCGGTTGATGCACTGCCTGAAATTCCCACCAAAATTATGATGAATGTTGGTAATCCAAGTAGAGCCTTTGATTTTGCCAGCATTCCTAATGCGGGCGTTGGCTTGGCGCGCTTGGAGTTTATCATTAATACCACTATTGGCATTCACCCTAAGGCATTGCTGGAATTTAACCAATTGCCGAGTGATATGCAAGCACATATTCAACAAAAAACAGCAGGCTACAACTCTCCTCTTGAATTCTATGTGAGCAAACTTACCGAAGGTATTGCTACTATCGCCGCCTCATTTTCTAATAGCCCTGTCATTATTAGAATGTCGGATTTTAAATCCAACGAATATGCAAATCTATATGCAGGCACAAGATACGAACCTACTGAGGAAAACCCAATGATCGGCTTCAGAGGGACAGCCAGATACTTGTCAGAAGATTTTAGAGCTTGCTTTGAATTAGAATGTCAGGCACTTAAAAAAGTTAGAGAAGAAATGGGATTAACTAATGTAGAAATTATGATCCCATTTGTCAGAACCTTGAGCGAAGCTGCCCAAGTTATTGAACTCTTAAAGATTAACGGATTGGAGCGTGGTGTTAACGGCCTTCGAGTGATTATGATGTGCGAGCTACCTTCAAATGCTGTACTTGCTGATGAATTTTTACACTATTTTGACGGCTTCTCCATTGGCTCTAATGACTTAACACAACTCACTCTAGGCATGGATCGTGACTCAGGCATTATTGCCGATGGATTTGACGAGCAAGACCCGGCGGTTAAGAAGATGATTTCTATGGCAATTAGTGCTTGTCATGCACAAAATAAATATATTGGTATTTGTGGACAAGGCCCTTCTGATCATCCAGAGTTAGCACAATGGCTACTGGAACAAAAAATCACCAGCATTTCGCTCAATCCAGATACCGTTGTACAAACCTGGTCACACCTTGGTCAAGCAAAACATTAA